The DNA window CCATATCGAATTCAAGGCGATGCACATTGATCGGATTCGCAAGTTGCAATTGAAATTCGTATCGTGTGTGGGCCAGCGGACGATCCAGTTCGAGGAGCATAGGAGTAGTGTTTGTGTACTCCTAACGGACACCCGAACTCCGCATATCATAAGCGTGGAGTTCGGGCATTAATCGTTGACCTACTCACTGCTCAGAGCAGTCGCATCGCGATCATCGCCACCGACATCACGATCATAAGCCCATCTTCGAGAATTGTGATCGTTCCCATCGGTAGGTTGAACACTGTCCCGAGACACGCACATTTGATCGTACGTTTGTTCGTCACCGACTCGATGACTCCGACGATACTCACCGACATCACCGCAAGCGAGGCTGAATAGAGCCACAGTGTTTGCGGAAAGAACAGGAAGCCGATTCCAAAGCCAAGTTCGATGAATGGATAGATATACCCAAATCCGAGCCAGCGTTTGGTAATGATATCGTACGACGAATATGATGCCGCAAACCCACGAAGATCGAGCAGTTTGAAGAACGAGAAGGACAGAAAGAATCCGCCCATGAAGTCACTCATGAGACGCTCGGCCGAGTATCCGCGTACTACCTGCTGCAACAGAACTATTCCAATGATATAGCCGAGCACAAGTCCGAGTGGATAGTATGCACGAAGTCCGGCCGGTGTCTCCGCTTGTGGAAAGTCGATGTTAATTGGCATTGTCGCAGGTGCCTGGTGCACCGCCGAATGGCTCCCCTCTTCTGTCAAGCGATACGCACCGGCCGTGCTCAGAGCCTCATTGAGACGTTCGGTATCTATATGACGGCGCATCGTGATCGTCGCACGAGGTGGATCTTGTGTTACATCAGCGCGTTCGACGTCCTCCAGCGTTTCGACCGCCTTCTGTACGCGGGCGGCACATGAGCCGCAATGCATGCCAGTTATGGAATATGTATGTGTCATGGAATGAATCGTGAATATATCTATTCTCGATTCATCCTACTCGGAAGCGTATTACACAGTTACCACGAACAGTTACAGGATTTTATGGCTGAGTCACCGCATCGATTGCCGTTCGTTTTTCGCCTTTGAGGATCTTAAAGTATGATGGCGTGAGCCCGGTGACCTTCTTGAACTGGTTCGAGAGATGCGCCGTACTGCTATACCCGACCTTCCGAGCTATCGCAGCGAGCGTAAGTTCATCATATACGATCAGCTCTTTTACATATTCCACCCGCTGCAGGATCGCGTATTGTTCGATCGTGATATTCTCAGTTGCCGAGAAGAGTGCGCTCAGGTATGTGTACTCCCTGCCGAGTTGCTTAGCAATATGATCGGACAAATTTCCTCGGACGCGATTTGGATCGCGAACCGCGTCGATCACAATATGTTTGATCTGCTCGATCAGCCGCGAACGGTGGTCCTCGAGCAGTTCGAACCCGTTGCGACCCATAGCCTCGGCAAGCGCATCATACTCGTCGTTGCGTACGGGGCGTTCGAGGGTTACTTCGCCAAGTGCAATAGACGCAATTGGAACTCCAAGCCGAGTTATCTCCTCTCGTACGACCCGAATACATCGGTCGCAGACCATATTCTTGACGTATATGACGGTATGGGGGGTGGATGACGGCATGTAAAATTGCTCTATTCCAAATTAACAGTTGGACA is part of the Bacteroidota bacterium genome and encodes:
- a CDS encoding heavy-metal-associated domain-containing protein — its product is MTHTYSITGMHCGSCAARVQKAVETLEDVERADVTQDPPRATITMRRHIDTERLNEALSTAGAYRLTEEGSHSAVHQAPATMPINIDFPQAETPAGLRAYYPLGLVLGYIIGIVLLQQVVRGYSAERLMSDFMGGFFLSFSFFKLLDLRGFAASYSSYDIITKRWLGFGYIYPFIELGFGIGFLFFPQTLWLYSASLAVMSVSIVGVIESVTNKRTIKCACLGTVFNLPMGTITILEDGLMIVMSVAMIAMRLL
- a CDS encoding helix-turn-helix transcriptional regulator produces the protein MPSSTPHTVIYVKNMVCDRCIRVVREEITRLGVPIASIALGEVTLERPVRNDEYDALAEAMGRNGFELLEDHRSRLIEQIKHIVIDAVRDPNRVRGNLSDHIAKQLGREYTYLSALFSATENITIEQYAILQRVEYVKELIVYDELTLAAIARKVGYSSTAHLSNQFKKVTGLTPSYFKILKGEKRTAIDAVTQP